Proteins encoded together in one Musa acuminata AAA Group cultivar baxijiao chromosome BXJ3-6, Cavendish_Baxijiao_AAA, whole genome shotgun sequence window:
- the LOC135640701 gene encoding uncharacterized protein LOC135640701 isoform X1, translating into MAAAIGGGVIQMLVSRHPPWRIPSRPSALPFEVEEAVAEEVEGALRPLKSLRRSALLLLALPALVPAPSAATALSIGIPGPKEWLKEQKKKSAKFVLAPIEASRNTLRSAFDLLNAPDSQSTAVNSEEMRRLLNLASRDCVPLQRSSLVQLQSQTGVEVCTFRLIVKNAASLLDKNNPVKLEAEVALDDLIRSFSLLGDVIIDGNFQVEADREKVKDGLAKTISSLDKFEQGIKECLGV; encoded by the exons ATGGCGGCCGCGATAGGTGGTGGAGTTATCCAAATGCTCGTCTCTCGACACCCTCCGTGGCGGATTCCCTCTCGACCATCTGCTCTCCCATTCGAGGTGGAAGAAGCAGTAGCAGAAGAGGTAGAAGGAGCACTTCGTCCTCTTAAATCCCTTCGTCGAAGCGCGCTTCTGCTGCTCGCCCTCCCCGCTCTCGTCCCCGCCCCTTCCGCGGCCACCGCCCTATCCATCGGCATTC CTGGGCCAAAGGAGTGGCTAAAAGAACAGAAGAAGAAGTCCGCAAAGTTCGTTCTTGCTCCAATCGAAGCCTCGCGGAACACCCTCCGCTCCGCCTTCGACCTGCTGAATG CACCGGATTCGCAATCGACAGCGGTGAATTCTGAGGAGATGAGGCGGCTGCTGAACTTGGCCTCGAGGGATTGCGTGCCACTGCAAAGGAGCTCGCTTGTGCAACTTCAGTCACAAACAGGCGTGGAG GTTTGCACTTTCCGGTTGATTGTAAAGAATGCTGCCTCTTTGCTTGATAAGAACAATCCGGTCAAGTTGGAGGCAGAAGTTGCTCTTGATGATCTAATAAG ATCATTTTCCTTGCTTGGTGATGTTATCATTGATGGCAACTTTCAGGTCGAAGCAGATAG AGAAAAGGTGAAAGATGGGCTGGCCAAAACAATTTCCTCACTCGATAAATTTGAGCAGGGCATAAAGGAATGCTTAGGTGTTTGA
- the LOC135640701 gene encoding uncharacterized protein LOC135640701 isoform X2, which translates to MAAAIGGGVIQMLVSRHPPWRIPSRPSALPFEVEEAVAEEVEGALRPLKSLRRSALLLLALPALVPAPSAATALSIGIPGPKEWLKEQKKKSAKFVLAPIEASRNTLRSAFDLLNAVNSEEMRRLLNLASRDCVPLQRSSLVQLQSQTGVEVCTFRLIVKNAASLLDKNNPVKLEAEVALDDLIRSFSLLGDVIIDGNFQVEADREKVKDGLAKTISSLDKFEQGIKECLGV; encoded by the exons ATGGCGGCCGCGATAGGTGGTGGAGTTATCCAAATGCTCGTCTCTCGACACCCTCCGTGGCGGATTCCCTCTCGACCATCTGCTCTCCCATTCGAGGTGGAAGAAGCAGTAGCAGAAGAGGTAGAAGGAGCACTTCGTCCTCTTAAATCCCTTCGTCGAAGCGCGCTTCTGCTGCTCGCCCTCCCCGCTCTCGTCCCCGCCCCTTCCGCGGCCACCGCCCTATCCATCGGCATTC CTGGGCCAAAGGAGTGGCTAAAAGAACAGAAGAAGAAGTCCGCAAAGTTCGTTCTTGCTCCAATCGAAGCCTCGCGGAACACCCTCCGCTCCGCCTTCGACCTGCTGAATG CGGTGAATTCTGAGGAGATGAGGCGGCTGCTGAACTTGGCCTCGAGGGATTGCGTGCCACTGCAAAGGAGCTCGCTTGTGCAACTTCAGTCACAAACAGGCGTGGAG GTTTGCACTTTCCGGTTGATTGTAAAGAATGCTGCCTCTTTGCTTGATAAGAACAATCCGGTCAAGTTGGAGGCAGAAGTTGCTCTTGATGATCTAATAAG ATCATTTTCCTTGCTTGGTGATGTTATCATTGATGGCAACTTTCAGGTCGAAGCAGATAG AGAAAAGGTGAAAGATGGGCTGGCCAAAACAATTTCCTCACTCGATAAATTTGAGCAGGGCATAAAGGAATGCTTAGGTGTTTGA